The sequence aactggagaaattcaagtccttttatgatgatgacactcaaaatgaggaggagaagggggatacatctaatcctgaagcagaggggatcattaaattcaatcccccagattatatgtatttgattggtcttggggatggtagtgatgacctttatccatcctgggctgaatgtgataaggttagtccttttttttatataaactataCATTTTGAGTAAACTGTAATAGGCGCAAGACAAATCTTGCGCCCTTGCGTCCGTTCGCAAACACtctcttgcgtccttgcgaccctcGCAAGATTAACCTTGCGTCTTCATTATGGACGCAAAGTAAAATTTGCATCCATGCGTCCACCCGCAAGGtagaccttgcgtccttgcgcctgacgcaaggtctaccttgcgtccttgcgtgtctcGCAAGGTCAACCTTGCGTCCTTCCTTATTGACTTTTTATGTttcttttgttgcagattttgattccaGTACATTTTTCAGATCCTGAACATTTTATACTACTCACTTTGAACTTAGATGAACAGAGAGTATTAGTCTATGATAGTTTAAAGGGTTGTTTGAAAAAAGGTCAACTCGAGGCTGTCTTCAAAAACTTATCAGACAACTTGCCGTTATATTTGAAGGCTATTGATTACTTTAACAAGAAGCAGGACTCACAAATTGTTGACTATTATGAGAACAGAGAAGATGTAGAGTTGATGATCGAGGATGCACCGTATGTGCCAATgcagagtggtggccatggtgattGTGGTGTTTGGGTCTGCCTTCATATGGAGAGGATATTTTTTTGTTGGGATAAGATTGACAACATTGGAGACCCTAAAAAGGCTGCTAAGGACTATAGAATTCGAATGGCAAGAACATTCTTCCGTGCACGCTTTGATACACAGGAACCACCACCACCAGAGGACCAGAGGAcccaaaggttgttaattagttaaCTTGTAGATGTAATTATTATACAGTTTTTAGGTAAAACATGTAATTTTTGTATGTAAATAATCTGGGACAGACGCAAGGCCTTTTTTGCGTCCTTGCTTCTGGTTTTTTGACAGACGCAAGGTGtttttttgcgtccttgcgtctctttAAATGGCTTACGCAAGGTTTTGTTTGCGTTCTTGCGTATGTTTGAAGACTTACGCAAGGttatgtttgcgtccttgcgtctctttAAAAGATATACGCAAGTTGATGTTTGCGTGCTTGCGTATGTTTCATGACATACGCAAGGTATTGTTTGAAAAGTTGCGTCTTTTTTAAAGACAGACGCAAGTTATTGTTTGCGTATTTGCGTGTGTTTGATGACATACGCAAGATTTTTCTTGCGTTCTTGCGTCTGTATGTAGGTCAATCTATGACACATATTTAAACAACTAACTGAGACTGATAAACATAAAaacaaactgaga comes from Rutidosis leptorrhynchoides isolate AG116_Rl617_1_P2 chromosome 4, CSIRO_AGI_Rlap_v1, whole genome shotgun sequence and encodes:
- the LOC139842393 gene encoding uncharacterized protein — its product is MPLGFLNQLEKFKSFYDDDTQNEEEKGDTSNPEAEGIIKFNPPDYMYLIGLGDGSDDLYPSWAECDKILIPVHFSDPEHFILLTLNLDEQRVLVYDSLKGCLKKGQLEAVFKNLSDNLPLYLKAIDYFNKKQDSQIVDYYENREDVELMIEDAPYVPMQSGGHGDCGVWVCLHMERIFFCWDKIDNIGDPKKAAKDYRIRMARTFFRARFDTQEPPPPEDQRTQRLLIS